From the genome of Gloeomargarita sp. SRBZ-1_bins_9, one region includes:
- a CDS encoding glycosyltransferase family 4 protein — MRVCIVTGIFPPDVGGPATYVPLIARGLQALGHQVQVVTSSEPEHLTQPEAWDFPVVRLNRRVPWSVRSVYYQWRLAPYIAAADVVYVNGLLWEAAQVCRRSGKPWVAKVVGDSTWERAVRRGWTTVDLETFQGPQFDLRIRLFRHWRNQALRQAQRVIVPSQYLARLVQGWGVPPEKITVIYNAITLPEVLPLVVNPLKTRYRVITAGRLVPWKGVDDILTAIAPLPEVGLVIVGTGPEEARLTQQVQAWQLTGRVWLAGQKSLPELLALMGTCDLFVLNSTYEGLPHVVLEAMAVGVPVVATAVGGTPELIRDGDNGRLLPPGRPDLLRQVIWECLTQPAQREHYRQNAYKTLTHFQLPTMVQRCAELLMAAATRQGYTGRGH; from the coding sequence ATGCGGGTGTGTATTGTCACGGGTATTTTTCCACCGGATGTGGGGGGACCGGCGACCTACGTACCGCTCATCGCCCGGGGATTGCAGGCGCTAGGGCATCAGGTGCAGGTGGTTACTAGCAGCGAACCGGAGCATTTGACCCAGCCCGAAGCCTGGGATTTTCCGGTGGTGCGTCTGAATCGGCGGGTGCCCTGGAGCGTGCGCAGTGTTTATTATCAATGGCGCTTGGCCCCCTACATTGCTGCGGCCGATGTGGTGTATGTAAACGGGTTGCTGTGGGAGGCGGCCCAGGTGTGTCGGCGCTCTGGGAAACCCTGGGTGGCTAAGGTGGTGGGGGATAGCACTTGGGAGCGGGCGGTGCGCCGGGGTTGGACCACCGTTGACCTGGAGACGTTTCAAGGGCCGCAGTTTGACCTGCGCATTCGCCTGTTTCGCCACTGGCGTAATCAAGCGCTCCGCCAGGCCCAGCGGGTGATTGTCCCAAGTCAGTACTTGGCCCGTCTGGTGCAGGGGTGGGGGGTGCCACCGGAAAAAATTACCGTGATTTACAACGCCATTACGTTGCCGGAGGTGCTCCCGCTGGTGGTCAATCCCCTGAAGACGCGCTACCGGGTGATAACGGCGGGGCGTTTGGTGCCCTGGAAAGGAGTAGATGACATCCTGACGGCTATCGCTCCCTTGCCGGAGGTGGGGCTGGTGATTGTTGGTACAGGGCCAGAGGAGGCGCGCTTAACCCAGCAGGTGCAAGCTTGGCAGTTGACTGGGCGGGTGTGGTTGGCAGGGCAAAAATCCCTACCGGAATTGCTGGCACTGATGGGAACGTGTGATCTCTTTGTATTGAATTCCACCTATGAGGGCCTGCCCCATGTGGTGCTGGAGGCGATGGCGGTGGGGGTGCCGGTGGTGGCCACAGCCGTAGGGGGGACGCCGGAGTTAATCCGAGACGGTGACAACGGTCGGTTGCTGCCCCCTGGGCGTCCGGACCTGCTGCGCCAGGTGATTTGGGAGTGTCTAACCCAGCCAGCGCAACGGGAGCACTATCGCCAAAACGCCTACAAGACCCTGACCCACTTCCAGCTCCCGACAATGGTCCAACGCTGCGCGGAACTACTGATGGCGGCGGCAACCCGGCAGGGGTACACTGGAAGGGGTCATTAG